Proteins from one Prosthecobacter sp. genomic window:
- a CDS encoding zinc ribbon domain-containing protein encodes MSTKLKQWGAVFIAYGVIALVLPSVTGMQLKIFNVFGENSTAAAIAAIVIGGVMWLIGMGSGGQTAVAGQAMADAAPAPPPPLPNVHMAAVPRLCPKCGAPATPADNFCMQCGTPVAPAAQPQITPAAPPPAPATKKGGGGCFKIGCLGLVVLIVAVVGLLFFGGGMGTYTAPPRNAPSVPPRMAGTLTEFPVDPAATNRMEPTSVVSQSFEPGASSSVAAQPNTLPPGLNTSSIPQSATTMTSTTYRSDPSSTPVNVHVLQSNNPNVAGQWAQGVAQSSGGQLQGTRLQSPQGQTYQGWSVRSATILVYILVNSNTGNIVILYTPQPAGFEATQRLAGSVGNGRGIIDYPQVVDTFGALPAYPPPGYNMTNMANFNGSELTSSLTQAQSGMDPQMVRALGQILQLIRMLIPERGTLAQYRNAQGQEKGLLIGNYGSMRKASIAYRVLSWTFGLAMKSSRAAGFEALTFSDSGGKAMIFQKGPYIGLTVVPGTSPDSDLADFARSVQF; translated from the coding sequence ATGAGCACGAAACTCAAACAATGGGGCGCGGTCTTCATCGCCTACGGTGTCATCGCACTGGTTCTGCCCTCGGTGACCGGGATGCAGTTGAAGATCTTCAACGTCTTTGGCGAAAACAGCACCGCAGCGGCCATCGCCGCCATCGTCATCGGCGGTGTGATGTGGTTGATCGGCATGGGCAGTGGCGGACAAACTGCCGTGGCCGGTCAGGCAATGGCGGACGCGGCCCCCGCCCCTCCGCCACCGCTGCCCAATGTGCACATGGCCGCAGTCCCGCGCCTCTGCCCGAAGTGCGGCGCTCCCGCCACGCCTGCTGACAACTTCTGCATGCAGTGCGGCACACCGGTCGCGCCCGCAGCGCAGCCGCAGATCACGCCCGCGGCCCCACCACCGGCACCGGCCACCAAAAAGGGCGGCGGCGGCTGTTTCAAGATCGGCTGCCTCGGCCTCGTGGTTCTCATCGTCGCTGTGGTTGGCTTGTTGTTCTTTGGCGGCGGCATGGGCACCTACACCGCGCCACCGCGCAATGCGCCCTCCGTCCCGCCACGCATGGCCGGCACCTTGACCGAGTTCCCGGTGGACCCGGCGGCCACGAACCGCATGGAGCCGACCAGCGTCGTCAGCCAGTCCTTCGAGCCAGGGGCAAGCTCTTCCGTCGCCGCGCAGCCAAACACCCTGCCGCCCGGCCTCAACACCAGCAGCATCCCGCAGTCGGCCACCACGATGACCTCCACCACCTACCGCAGCGATCCCTCCTCCACCCCGGTGAACGTGCATGTGCTGCAATCGAACAATCCCAACGTCGCCGGTCAGTGGGCGCAGGGTGTGGCGCAGAGTTCCGGCGGCCAGTTGCAGGGCACGCGCCTGCAGAGTCCACAGGGGCAAACCTACCAGGGCTGGTCCGTGCGTTCGGCCACGATCCTTGTTTACATCCTCGTCAATTCCAACACCGGCAACATCGTCATTCTCTACACCCCTCAACCGGCCGGCTTCGAAGCCACTCAGCGCCTCGCCGGCAGCGTCGGCAACGGCCGCGGCATCATCGATTACCCGCAGGTGGTGGACACCTTCGGCGCGCTGCCCGCCTACCCGCCACCGGGCTACAACATGACGAACATGGCCAACTTCAACGGCAGCGAGCTCACCTCCTCGCTCACTCAGGCGCAGAGCGGCATGGACCCGCAGATGGTGCGGGCCCTCGGCCAGATCTTGCAGTTGATCCGCATGCTCATTCCCGAGCGCGGCACCCTGGCGCAGTACCGCAATGCCCAGGGTCAGGAAAAAGGCCTGCTCATCGGCAACTACGGTTCCATGCGCAAGGCATCCATCGCCTACCGCGTGCTGTCCTGGACCTTTGGCCTCGCCATGAAAAGCTCCCGCGCTGCCGGCTTCGAGGCCCTGACCTTCTCCGACTCCGGCGGCAAGGCCATGATCTTCCAAAAAGGCCCCTACATTGGCCTCACCGTCGTCCCCGGCACCTCGCCTGACTCCGATCTCGCCGACTTCGCCCGCAGCGTGCAGTTTTGA
- a CDS encoding DUF6789 family protein has protein sequence MEENSSPKTWLLAVGVITASLSGVALLLHAFAGVHLAFTVIVMTPLTVVLLAAMIAGRRIQGREVFLQRVWGGAFAGLMGLIAYDVIRWLIMLSGMVPFNPFRAIEVFGLLILKSDVDTPLTKTVGWLFHTWNGLTFAIMFTLAFGRGKIWQAVVWSLVLEAAMIVTYPSMLRVKLDWPFLSISIIGHIAYGLALGYTARGAVKR, from the coding sequence ATGGAAGAAAATTCCTCTCCCAAGACATGGCTCCTCGCGGTGGGCGTCATCACCGCATCTCTCAGCGGCGTGGCACTGCTGTTGCATGCATTCGCCGGGGTGCATCTCGCCTTCACGGTGATCGTGATGACACCGCTCACGGTGGTGCTGCTGGCCGCGATGATAGCAGGCAGACGCATCCAGGGACGCGAGGTGTTTCTCCAGCGCGTGTGGGGCGGGGCCTTCGCGGGGCTGATGGGCCTCATCGCCTACGATGTGATTCGCTGGCTGATCATGCTCAGCGGCATGGTGCCGTTCAATCCCTTCCGCGCCATCGAGGTCTTCGGCCTGCTCATCCTGAAATCCGATGTGGACACGCCGCTCACCAAGACCGTGGGCTGGCTGTTTCACACCTGGAACGGCCTGACGTTCGCGATCATGTTCACGCTGGCGTTTGGCCGTGGCAAAATCTGGCAGGCGGTGGTGTGGAGCCTGGTGCTGGAGGCGGCGATGATCGTCACTTATCCTTCCATGCTGCGGGTGAAACTGGACTGGCCCTTCCTCAGCATCAGCATCATCGGCCACATCGCCTACGGGCTTGCGCTGGGATACACGGCACGGGGCGCGGTGAAACGATGA
- a CDS encoding PQQ-binding-like beta-propeller repeat protein yields MKHLSTLAITLFVVATATAADWPTYRADAQRSGYTSEQLPRELSLAWSYRPLHGPNPAWPRDDRMMFDRAFDVTVSGSLAFFGSSEDGRVAALDTATGRERWSFFTDGPVRFAPTVWKDRVFAASDDGYLYALSMADGRLIDRWRCGTTDEMILGNGRMVSRWPMRGAPVVYDDIVYFASGVWQSGGIFIRAHDAATGKEVWRNDEAGKIYMPQPHGGANAESGVSPQGYFVATAEQLLVPTGRAVPAGFSRRTGEFKYYQLQANGRVGGTLAVAMGESFYNAGNAYDVKTGDLRAKLGAGTVAAMPGGLVNGTATGVKVVRLVEKEAPDRKGKMVKQVAHEVDWSADKIDGSSAVIVAGKTIFAGGGTTVTAIDTESRQKVWSAEVDGAPLGLAVAGGRLFVSTDRGTIYAFDSGKHESPAVIQATPQAVVVDDFFQKAADEIIEQTGVKDGYCLDLDCGDGSLALALAAKTNLQIYAMSASADDVAKVRKRVSEAGLYGVRITVHQGDPKAPRYGKYFADLVVSSLSLREGPMAATAENPPAVLRPYGGQLCSGPPGAMKVVTRGALANTGSWTHQYSDLGNTSCSTDDVVKGPLRALWFRDVDLELPQRHGRGPAPLFYEGRMFAEGLHELRAVDAYNGRTLWTFALPDVLTSYNQDHLSGTAITGSNFCVAGKHVFVHDKKNCYKLDTATGEKVAVFPAPPQVDGTPGVWGYIACDGETLFGSLARAEVKVRHNWKAADMNELLSESSALFAIDPATGKLRWRYDAQQSIRHNAIAIGSGRAYLIDRPLAAGDTWDPRADAKTKPPVIKQAPGLLVAIDIKTGKTAWTNDDDIFGTLLAYQADQDSLLMSYQSTRFKLPSEVGGRIAMHRGATGERVWAKDATYTTRPLINGGTIYTQGGSWDLATGADRPFEFKRSYGCGQLAGSKHMLLYRSATLGYLDLTRGYPEDFGGIRPGCWINALPVGGLVLLPDASAGCSCSYQNRSWMALEGNW; encoded by the coding sequence ATGAAACACCTCTCCACACTGGCGATCACCCTCTTCGTGGTCGCGACGGCAACCGCCGCCGACTGGCCCACGTATCGCGCCGACGCTCAGCGCAGCGGCTACACCTCGGAGCAATTGCCGCGCGAACTGTCGCTAGCTTGGAGCTACCGACCGCTGCACGGCCCGAACCCCGCGTGGCCGCGCGACGACCGCATGATGTTTGATCGCGCGTTTGATGTCACGGTTTCGGGGTCGCTGGCCTTTTTCGGCAGCTCTGAGGATGGCCGCGTGGCGGCACTCGATACCGCCACGGGCCGTGAGCGCTGGTCGTTCTTTACCGACGGACCGGTGCGCTTTGCGCCCACCGTGTGGAAGGACCGCGTCTTCGCCGCCAGCGACGATGGGTATCTCTACGCGCTGTCGATGGCCGATGGGCGGTTGATCGATCGGTGGCGCTGCGGGACGACCGACGAGATGATCCTGGGCAATGGTCGCATGGTCTCGCGCTGGCCGATGCGAGGAGCGCCGGTGGTGTATGACGACATCGTGTACTTTGCGAGCGGCGTGTGGCAGTCCGGTGGCATCTTTATTCGTGCCCACGATGCCGCCACCGGGAAAGAGGTGTGGCGCAACGACGAGGCGGGCAAAATTTACATGCCGCAACCCCACGGCGGTGCCAACGCGGAGAGCGGCGTCTCGCCGCAAGGGTACTTCGTGGCCACGGCGGAGCAACTGCTCGTGCCCACCGGCCGCGCCGTGCCGGCGGGTTTTTCGCGCCGCACGGGCGAGTTCAAGTATTACCAACTCCAGGCAAATGGCCGCGTGGGTGGCACTCTCGCGGTGGCGATGGGTGAGAGCTTCTACAACGCCGGCAACGCCTATGACGTGAAGACCGGCGATCTCCGGGCCAAGCTCGGCGCGGGCACGGTGGCCGCCATGCCAGGCGGGCTCGTGAATGGCACGGCCACCGGCGTCAAGGTCGTGCGGCTCGTCGAGAAGGAAGCGCCAGATCGCAAAGGCAAAATGGTCAAACAAGTCGCTCACGAAGTCGATTGGAGCGCGGACAAGATCGATGGCAGCTCGGCGGTGATCGTGGCGGGCAAAACCATTTTCGCAGGCGGTGGCACCACGGTCACCGCCATCGATACGGAATCGCGCCAAAAGGTCTGGTCTGCCGAAGTCGATGGCGCTCCCTTGGGTTTGGCGGTCGCTGGCGGCCGGTTGTTTGTCAGCACGGACCGTGGCACGATCTACGCCTTTGATAGTGGGAAGCATGAATCGCCTGCGGTGATCCAGGCAACGCCGCAGGCCGTTGTAGTCGATGATTTCTTCCAAAAAGCAGCGGACGAAATCATCGAGCAGACCGGCGTGAAGGATGGCTACTGCCTGGATCTGGACTGTGGCGACGGCAGTCTGGCGCTGGCCCTGGCCGCAAAAACGAATCTGCAAATCTATGCGATGAGCGCTTCGGCCGATGACGTCGCCAAAGTGCGCAAGCGCGTGAGCGAGGCCGGTTTGTACGGAGTGCGCATCACCGTGCATCAAGGCGATCCAAAGGCGCCACGCTACGGGAAGTATTTTGCCGACTTGGTGGTGTCGTCGCTCTCACTGCGGGAAGGGCCGATGGCCGCAACAGCCGAGAATCCGCCGGCCGTACTGCGTCCGTATGGGGGCCAGCTTTGCTCCGGCCCGCCCGGGGCGATGAAGGTCGTGACGCGCGGAGCCCTCGCCAACACCGGAAGTTGGACCCACCAATATTCGGACCTGGGCAACACGAGCTGTTCGACCGACGACGTGGTGAAAGGTCCGCTGCGCGCGCTGTGGTTCCGCGATGTCGATCTCGAACTGCCGCAGCGCCACGGTCGCGGACCGGCGCCGCTGTTTTACGAAGGACGAATGTTTGCCGAAGGGCTGCACGAACTGCGAGCGGTCGATGCCTACAATGGTCGCACCCTCTGGACGTTCGCGCTGCCGGATGTGCTAACTTCCTACAATCAGGATCACCTTTCGGGCACCGCGATCACCGGGAGCAATTTCTGCGTCGCGGGAAAGCATGTGTTCGTGCATGACAAGAAGAACTGCTACAAGCTCGACACTGCCACTGGCGAAAAAGTCGCCGTGTTCCCAGCCCCGCCTCAGGTGGATGGCACGCCCGGGGTGTGGGGCTACATCGCTTGCGATGGCGAGACGCTGTTCGGTTCGCTGGCCCGGGCGGAGGTGAAAGTCCGCCACAATTGGAAGGCGGCCGACATGAACGAGCTGCTCAGCGAATCGTCGGCCTTGTTCGCGATCGACCCGGCCACGGGCAAACTGCGGTGGCGCTACGACGCCCAGCAGTCGATCCGTCACAACGCCATCGCCATCGGCTCGGGTCGCGCCTATTTGATCGACCGTCCCCTCGCCGCAGGTGACACATGGGACCCTCGTGCCGACGCCAAGACGAAACCGCCGGTGATCAAGCAGGCGCCGGGTCTCCTGGTGGCAATCGACATCAAGACCGGCAAGACGGCGTGGACGAACGACGACGACATCTTCGGCACACTGCTGGCCTATCAGGCCGATCAAGACTCCTTGCTCATGAGCTACCAATCCACACGCTTCAAGCTGCCGTCGGAAGTCGGCGGCCGCATCGCGATGCATCGCGGAGCCACGGGTGAGCGAGTGTGGGCCAAAGACGCGACCTACACCACCCGCCCGCTGATCAATGGCGGCACGATCTATACCCAAGGCGGTTCGTGGGACCTGGCGACCGGCGCGGATCGGCCATTCGAGTTCAAGCGCTCGTACGGTTGCGGTCAACTCGCCGGCTCAAAGCACATGCTGCTCTACCGGTCGGCCACCTTGGGTTATCTGGACCTCACGCGCGGATACCCGGAGGATTTCGGCGGCATCCGCCCCGGCTGCTGGATCAACGCGCTGCCCGTCGGCGGGCTGGTGCTTCTGCCCGACGCCTCGGCCGGCTGCTCATGCAGCTACCAGAACCGCTCATGGATGGCGCTCGAAGGGAATTGGTAG
- a CDS encoding DUF2726 domain-containing protein, protein MQLSASASSFSPQPLLTPAESLFHACLENLSYQRCHIQCKPRLAELLHYESLSGFHKICQRHIDFLIYRKEDWQPMLAIEFEDENPDKLASKLRDRTLVNEVFHATGIPLLLVQAKEIYQMETLAHKLTAAWQERCVALAATPPPAPAGDTRSLTQPLESPAPKNRLKKAAVHSLLG, encoded by the coding sequence ATGCAGCTCTCTGCGTCGGCGTCCTCCTTCTCTCCCCAGCCCCTGCTCACCCCGGCCGAGTCTCTGTTTCACGCCTGCTTGGAAAACCTCTCCTACCAGCGCTGTCACATCCAATGCAAACCGCGCCTCGCGGAGCTCCTCCACTACGAAAGCCTCTCTGGCTTCCACAAGATCTGCCAGCGCCACATCGACTTCCTCATCTACCGCAAAGAGGACTGGCAGCCCATGCTCGCCATCGAGTTCGAAGATGAGAACCCCGACAAGCTCGCGAGCAAGTTGCGTGACCGGACGCTGGTGAACGAAGTTTTCCACGCCACTGGGATCCCTCTCCTGCTGGTTCAAGCGAAGGAAATCTATCAGATGGAGACCCTCGCCCACAAACTCACCGCCGCCTGGCAGGAGCGCTGTGTCGCCTTGGCGGCCACACCTCCGCCCGCCCCGGCAGGCGATACCAGGTCTCTGACCCAGCCACTGGAATCCCCCGCGCCCAAGAACCGCCTGAAGAAAGCGGCGGTGCATTCACTTCTTGGCTGA
- a CDS encoding PEP-CTERM sorting domain-containing protein: MKARSLLPILLLVLLTLGSASIQAAVVFYSDRASWEAAAGGGVGDIVDNMNSGTYTAAALNRGSYVITGEAYGFFPNGNPVNAIDGSGYLRLFLDATNDTTFTFASPIQAFGFDVHPDGTNLVGPTVLVAFDGSPATTYTLPTSNVNGFRGFISDTSLTSFTLTSTQDALHGVDNLEAYTAAVPEPSRALLLLLGGITCLFRRRRGVCSC; encoded by the coding sequence ATGAAAGCACGCTCCCTCCTCCCCATCCTCCTGCTGGTTCTGCTGACCCTCGGATCCGCCTCGATCCAAGCCGCCGTCGTCTTCTATTCCGACCGCGCCTCTTGGGAAGCTGCCGCTGGCGGCGGTGTGGGCGACATCGTGGACAACATGAATTCCGGCACCTACACCGCAGCCGCCCTCAACCGTGGCTCCTACGTCATCACCGGCGAAGCCTACGGCTTCTTCCCCAACGGCAATCCGGTCAACGCCATCGATGGTAGCGGCTACCTGCGCCTCTTTCTCGATGCCACCAACGACACCACCTTCACCTTTGCCTCACCCATCCAAGCGTTTGGCTTCGACGTGCATCCTGACGGCACCAACCTCGTCGGCCCCACCGTTCTCGTCGCTTTCGACGGCTCCCCCGCCACCACCTACACCCTGCCCACCTCCAATGTGAACGGCTTCCGCGGCTTCATCTCCGACACCTCGCTCACCTCCTTCACCCTCACCAGCACCCAGGACGCTTTGCATGGCGTGGACAATCTCGAAGCCTACACCGCCGCTGTTCCCGAACCCTCCCGCGCCCTCCTGCTCCTCCTCGGCGGCATCACCTGCCTGTTCCGCAGACGCAGAGGAGTTTGCAGTTGTTGA
- a CDS encoding DUF2200 domain-containing protein, with product MTTKHRIFTTSFASVYPYYVAKAEKKGRTKAEVDAIICWLTGYNQNELEGQLKEQTDFETFFQEAPNLNPSRALIKGVVCGVRVEDIQEPTMREIRYLDKLVDELAKGKSMDKILRV from the coding sequence ATGACAACAAAACATCGCATTTTCACAACCAGCTTCGCGAGTGTCTATCCCTACTATGTCGCAAAGGCAGAAAAGAAGGGGCGCACCAAGGCAGAAGTGGATGCCATCATTTGCTGGCTGACAGGCTACAATCAGAACGAGTTGGAAGGACAACTGAAAGAGCAGACGGATTTTGAAACCTTCTTCCAGGAAGCTCCCAATCTGAATCCTTCCCGCGCTTTGATCAAAGGTGTCGTTTGCGGCGTCCGGGTGGAAGACATTCAAGAGCCGACGATGCGGGAAATACGTTACCTGGATAAATTGGTTGATGAACTAGCCAAGGGGAAGTCGATGGACAAGATTTTGCGGGTCTAG
- a CDS encoding sialidase family protein, whose protein sequence is MHRQPSLPVGHSPGSFSAAWLVAALLWVCSTVSGQETGLSAPVRIETGVSGHIHPALCRSTKGTLVATFCKKEYMPHLITRSTDGGRTWSPPTLFPPTDKIAIYPGSLTTLSDGRLLHCWNVWFAPEEKVKSRYVAYSLSSDDGLTWSAPVNLAKNADPKIHSVIRHPIVELSPTAWLLPLADRTVRYDPKTGKETAFGDGTSHGLVPFVRTPVGTLISGKGRRSTDGGQTWQAIKPFPDVFTQGWRHEMMGLNNGWLLASQIVGPGIGGDVINLIVSRDDGQTWDLEHPVEFYNPGRPIGGRACPRTVEIDSETLGTIYYDTDEKQPGGSGVFFRTMRGERLRN, encoded by the coding sequence ATGCACCGCCAACCATCACTCCCCGTGGGTCATTCGCCTGGAAGCTTTTCAGCAGCATGGCTTGTCGCCGCCTTGCTCTGGGTCTGCTCTACTGTGTCCGGCCAAGAGACAGGACTCTCTGCTCCCGTGCGCATTGAAACAGGCGTCAGCGGACACATTCATCCGGCGCTATGCCGCAGCACGAAGGGCACGCTGGTGGCCACGTTCTGCAAGAAGGAATACATGCCGCATCTCATCACCCGTTCGACGGACGGTGGCAGGACGTGGTCGCCGCCCACGCTGTTTCCGCCGACGGACAAGATCGCGATTTACCCGGGTTCGCTGACCACGTTGTCCGACGGCCGGCTGCTGCACTGCTGGAATGTGTGGTTTGCGCCGGAGGAAAAGGTGAAGTCGCGCTACGTCGCCTATTCGCTGAGCAGCGACGACGGCCTGACGTGGAGCGCGCCGGTGAATCTGGCGAAAAATGCCGACCCGAAGATTCACAGCGTCATCCGTCATCCAATCGTCGAGTTGTCGCCGACGGCGTGGCTGCTGCCGCTGGCCGACCGCACGGTGCGCTATGATCCGAAGACCGGAAAGGAGACCGCCTTTGGCGACGGGACGAGCCACGGTCTCGTGCCGTTCGTGCGTACGCCTGTCGGGACGCTCATCAGCGGCAAAGGGCGGCGCTCCACCGATGGCGGCCAGACCTGGCAGGCCATCAAGCCCTTCCCGGATGTCTTCACGCAAGGCTGGCGTCATGAGATGATGGGCCTGAACAACGGCTGGCTGCTCGCCTCGCAAATCGTCGGGCCGGGCATCGGCGGTGACGTGATCAACCTCATCGTCTCGCGCGATGATGGACAGACCTGGGATCTGGAGCATCCCGTGGAGTTCTACAACCCCGGTCGCCCCATCGGCGGACGTGCCTGCCCGCGCACGGTGGAGATCGACAGCGAGACGCTCGGCACGATCTATTATGACACCGATGAAAAGCAGCCCGGTGGTTCCGGGGTGTTTTTCCGGACGATGAGAGGGGAAAGGCTGAGAAACTGA